A genome region from Hippopotamus amphibius kiboko isolate mHipAmp2 chromosome 1, mHipAmp2.hap2, whole genome shotgun sequence includes the following:
- the LOC130837410 gene encoding E3 ubiquitin-protein ligase RING2-like produces MSQAVQTNGTQPLSKTWELSLYELQRTPQEAITDGLEIVVSPRSLHSELMCPICLDMLKNTMTTKECLHRFCADCIITALRSGNKECPTCRKKLVSKRSLRPDPNFDALISKIYPSRDEYEAHQERVLARIGKHNNQQALSHSIEEGLKIQAMNRLQRGKKQQIENGSGAEDNGDSSYCSNASTHSNQEAGPSNKRTKTSDDSGLELDNNNATVAIDPVMDGASEIELVFRPHPTLMEKDDSAQTRYIKTSGNATVDHLSKYLAVRLALEELRSKGESNQMNLDTASEKQYTIYIATASGQFTVLNGSFSLELVSEKYWKVNKPMELYYAPTKEHK; encoded by the coding sequence ATGTCTCAGGCTGTGCAGACAAATGGAACTCAGCCATTAAGCAAAACATGGGAACTCAGTTTATATGAATTACAACGAACACCTCAGGAGGCAATAACGGATGGTTTAGAAATTGTGGTTTCACCTCGAAGTCTACACAGTGAATTAATGTGCCCAATTTGCTTGGATATGTTGAAGAATACCATGACTACAAAAGAGTGTTTACATCGTTTTTGTGCAGACTGCATTATCACAGCCCTCAGAAGTGGCAATAAAGAATGCCCTACCTGTCGGAAAAAGCTAGTTTCCAAAAGATCACTAAGACCAGACCCAAACTTTGATGCACTCATCAGCAAAATTTATCCAAGTCGTGATGAGTATGAAGCTCATCAAGAAAGAGTATTAGCCAGGATCGGCAAGCACAATAATCAGCAAGCGCTCAGTCACAGCATTGAGGAAGGACTGAAGATACAGGCCATGAACAGATTACAGCGAGGCAAGAAACAACAGATTGAAAATGGTAGTGGAGCAGAAGACAATGGAGACAGTTCTTACTGTAGTAATGCATCCACACATAGCAATCAGGAGGCAGGACCTAGTAACAAACGTACCAAAACATCTGATGATTCCGGGCTTGAGCTTGATAATAACAATGCAACAGTGGCAATTGATCCAGTAATGGATGGCGCtagtgaaattgaattagtaTTCAGGCCTCATCCCACACTTATGGAGAAAGATGACAGTGCACAGACAAGATATATAAAGACTTCAGGTAATGCCACTGTTGATCACTTATCCAAGTATCTGGCTGTGAGGTTAGCTTTAGAAGAACTTCGAAGCAAAGGAGAATCAAACCAGATGAACCTTGATACAGCCAGTGAGAAGCAGTATACCATTTACATAGCAACAGCCAGTGGCCAGTTCACTGTGTTAAATGGCTCTTTTTCTTTGGAATTGGTCAGTGAGAAATACTGGAAGGTGAACAAACCCATGGAACTTTATTACGCACCCACAAAGGAGCACAAATGA